TTCAACAAAATATGATTTTTCTTCTTTATTATTAAGTCTAATAAGCATTTGTCCTTGCCCTAATGAAGTAACATAATTAGTGTGATTAGGTAATATTCCTACATCACCCCTTGACCCTTTTACTTTAATAAAAGTTACACTATCATTTTCAAATTCTATTCCCATAGGAGATACAACTTGTACATTTAATAAATCCATACTATTCACCAGCCAATTTTTTCGCTTTTTCTACTGCTTCATCAATAGTTCCTACATATAGGAATGCTTGTTCTGGTAAATCATCATATTTACCATCTAAAATTTCTTTAAATCCCCTGATTGTTTCTTTAATAGGAACATATTTACCTTTCATACCAGTAAATTGCTCTGCAACTGAAAATGGTTGTGAGAAAAATCTTTGTATTTTTCTTGCTCTATTAACTACTACCTTATCTTCTTCCCCCAATTCATCCATACCTAAAATTGCTATAATATCTTGTAACTCTTTATATCTTTGTAATACTTTTTGAGTTTGTCTTGCAACCTTGTAATGTTCATTCCCTACTATATCAGGTTCTAATATTCTTGAAGTAGAATCTAATGGATCTACTGCAGGGTATATACCTAGTGATGCTATTTGTCTTGATAAAACTGTTGTAGCATCTAAGTGTGAGAATGTTGTTGCTGGTGCTGGGTCTGTTAAATCATCCGCTGGTACATAAACTGCTTGTACTGAAGTTATTGACCCATTTTTAGTTGATGTTATTCTTTCTTGTAAAACTCCCATTTCAGTTGATAAGTTAGGTTGATACCCAACAGCTGATGGCATTCTCCCAAGCAGAGCAGAAACTTCTGAACCTGCCTGTGTAAATCTAAATATATTATCAATAAACAGTAATACATTTTGTCCCTGCTTATCTCTAAAATGCTCTGCCATAGTAAGAGCTGTTAAAGCAACCCTTAATCTTGCACCAGGTGGTTCATTCATTTGTCCATACACTAAGGCTGTGTTATTAATAACTCCACTTTCTATCATTTCATTATATAAATCTCTACCTTCTCTTGTTCTTTCACCAACTCCTGCAAATACAGATATTCCACCATGTCCTTTTGCAATATTATTAATTAGCTCTTGTATTAAAACTGTTTTTCCAACTCCTGCTCCACCGAATAAACCTATTTTACCACCTTTTAAATATGGCGCTAATAAATCTACAACTTTAATTCCTGTTTCTAACATTTCAATACCAGTTCCTTGGTCTTCAAAACTAGGTGCTTCTCTATGTATAGAATCTTTTTCATCCGTTTCTATTTGACCTTTATTATCTACTGTTTCACCTAATACATTAAATATTCTTCCCAAAGTCTTTTTACCTACTGGAACTTTTATTGGAGCTCCTGTATCTATAACTTCTAACCCTCTTTTTAATCCATCGGTACTAGACATAGCCACTGCTCTTACCACATTATTCCCTAAATGTGAATGTACTTCTGCGACTATTCTTTTACCATCTAAAAATATTTCTAAGGCATTATAAATATTTGGTAATATCTTTTCAAATCTTGCATCTATTACTGGTCCAATAATTTGAACTATCTTACCCTTATTTTCCAAAAGGTTCACCTCCTTATTTCAGAGCCATTGCTCCCCCAACTATTTCATTTATCTCTTGCGTTATCTTAGCCTGTCTTACTCTATTGTATTCTAATGTTAATTTCTTTATTAATTCATTAGCATTATCTGATGCATTTTTCATTGCTGTCATTCTTGCAGAATGTTCACTAGCAGTTGTTTCTAAAAGTGCCTGATATAGTTTAATATTTAGCATTTTAGGTATAAATTCGACCAAAACATATTCTTCATTTGGCTCAAAAATATAGTAATTTGATTTATCTTCTACACTTTTTTCAAAAGGTAAAATTTTCTCATCTAATAAATTATATGCTATTACAGATACAAATTTGGAATATATTAAATGGACTTCATCATATTTGTCAGTTAAATAATAATTAACTATGTCTTCACTTATTATCTTTGCTTTTTCAAACATAGTTTCAGGTATTAATTGTATATATTCACTGTCTACATTAATTCCCCTATCATTACAGTAATCTCTTGCTTTTTTACCCACTGCTATTACTGAAACTTTTTTTCCTTCTTTTGAATATTTACTTATATATTCTTCCATTTTATTTAAAGCATTATTATTAAAACTTCCACATAATCCCCTATCAGAAGTTATTACTATTAAACCTATTCTTTTAACTTTTCTTTTACCATTAAATAGTATATGATTTTTAGCACTTACACTACCTACTATATTTTCAAATGCAGCATCTAATACATTTGAATATGCTCTTGATTTTAGAGTTAATATTTGATATTTTTTAAACTTTGTTGAAGAAACAATATTCATAGCATTAGTAATCTGTCTTGAATTTTTTATACTAACAATTCTTTCTTTTATTTCCTTAGTATTTGCCACTTCATATCTCCTTTTTTAATGAACAAAGTCTTTCTTAAATCCTGCTAAAAAATCTTCTATTTCTTTTTCTAAATTTTCATCAAGTACTTTATTTTTTACTATTTTATCTAATATCTCAGATGTATTTTTTGCACTTTGTAACATTTCTATTTCAAAATTTCTAATATCTTCAACATCTATATCATCTAAAAAACCATGTGTTGCACTATAAAATATTAAAACTTGTTCTTCTACTTTATATGGTTTATATTGAGGCTGTTTTAATGTTTCCATTATACGCTCACCCCTATTTAACTGATCCCTAGTTGCTTTATCTAAATCAGAACCAAATTGTGCGAAGGCTAACAACTCATTATATTGTGCTAGTTCTAATTTTATACTAGCTGCAACTTGTTTCATCGCCTTTATTTGTGCTGCTCCACCAACTCTTGATACAGATAATCCTGCATTTATTGCTGGTCTAAATCCTGAATTAAATAAATCAGTTTCTAAAAATATTTGTCCATCAGTTATAGAAATAACATTTGTAGGTATATATGCTGATATATCTCCTGCTTGTGTTTCTATAATTGGAAGTGCTGTTATACTTCCACCACCTAATTCATCACTTAATTTAGCTGCTCTTTCTAATAATCTTGAATGTAAGTAGAAAACATCTCCTGGGTATGCTTCTCTTCCAGGTGGTCTTTTTAATAATAGAGACATTTCTCTATACGCAACTGCATGTTTTGATAAATCATCATAAATTATTAAAACATGTTTACCATCATACATAAAATGCTCACCCATAGTAACACCAGTATACGGTGCTAAATA
This genomic interval from Oceanivirga salmonicida contains the following:
- the atpC gene encoding ATP synthase F1 subunit epsilon, which gives rise to MDLLNVQVVSPMGIEFENDSVTFIKVKGSRGDVGILPNHTNYVTSLGQGQMLIRLNNKEEKSYFVEGGFLEVRDNKVIVIVEDIFESSQEEIIRKQRKEAIEKATREKLKEDKDILGTKKRIQDSLRK
- the atpD gene encoding F0F1 ATP synthase subunit beta, with amino-acid sequence MENKGKIVQIIGPVIDARFEKILPNIYNALEIFLDGKRIVAEVHSHLGNNVVRAVAMSSTDGLKRGLEVIDTGAPIKVPVGKKTLGRIFNVLGETVDNKGQIETDEKDSIHREAPSFEDQGTGIEMLETGIKVVDLLAPYLKGGKIGLFGGAGVGKTVLIQELINNIAKGHGGISVFAGVGERTREGRDLYNEMIESGVINNTALVYGQMNEPPGARLRVALTALTMAEHFRDKQGQNVLLFIDNIFRFTQAGSEVSALLGRMPSAVGYQPNLSTEMGVLQERITSTKNGSITSVQAVYVPADDLTDPAPATTFSHLDATTVLSRQIASLGIYPAVDPLDSTSRILEPDIVGNEHYKVARQTQKVLQRYKELQDIIAILGMDELGEEDKVVVNRARKIQRFFSQPFSVAEQFTGMKGKYVPIKETIRGFKEILDGKYDDLPEQAFLYVGTIDEAVEKAKKLAGE
- the atpG gene encoding ATP synthase F1 subunit gamma; the protein is MANTKEIKERIVSIKNSRQITNAMNIVSSTKFKKYQILTLKSRAYSNVLDAAFENIVGSVSAKNHILFNGKRKVKRIGLIVITSDRGLCGSFNNNALNKMEEYISKYSKEGKKVSVIAVGKKARDYCNDRGINVDSEYIQLIPETMFEKAKIISEDIVNYYLTDKYDEVHLIYSKFVSVIAYNLLDEKILPFEKSVEDKSNYYIFEPNEEYVLVEFIPKMLNIKLYQALLETTASEHSARMTAMKNASDNANELIKKLTLEYNRVRQAKITQEINEIVGGAMALK
- the atpA gene encoding F0F1 ATP synthase subunit alpha, with the translated sequence MSIKPEEVSNIIRQEIDNFQKNIDISNVGTVVEVGDGIARIYGLRDSVAGELLEFPNGTRGMVLNLEENNIGAVIFGSTVGIKEGDIVKGTGKVTSVPVGEALLGRVVDSLGNPIDGKGEIQADKYMDVERIASGIIDRAPVSEPLQTGIKSIDGMVPIGRGQRELIIGDRQTGKTAIAIDAIINQKDTDVYCIYVAIGQKKSTVSGIVKKLEEAGVLDKTIIVASTASESAPLQYLAPYTGVTMGEHFMYDGKHVLIIYDDLSKHAVAYREMSLLLKRPPGREAYPGDVFYLHSRLLERAAKLSDELGGGSITALPIIETQAGDISAYIPTNVISITDGQIFLETDLFNSGFRPAINAGLSVSRVGGAAQIKAMKQVAASIKLELAQYNELLAFAQFGSDLDKATRDQLNRGERIMETLKQPQYKPYKVEEQVLIFYSATHGFLDDIDVEDIRNFEIEMLQSAKNTSEILDKIVKNKVLDENLEKEIEDFLAGFKKDFVH